From the Streptococcus sp. 29887 genome, one window contains:
- a CDS encoding YbaN family protein: MKKIVYLVAGFVSLAIGMIGIVLPIIPTTPLLLLAGFCFARSSKNFEKWLRNTKIYQFYVADYAETKAISRKRKKQIIWQIYILMGISIWLAPVLFVKIGLGLLTVFITYYLFWVIPEK; the protein is encoded by the coding sequence ATGAAAAAAATTGTTTATCTAGTAGCTGGTTTTGTTAGCCTTGCTATTGGCATGATTGGGATTGTTCTACCTATCATTCCGACAACGCCTCTTTTACTTTTGGCTGGATTTTGTTTTGCTAGAAGCTCTAAAAATTTTGAAAAATGGCTACGCAATACAAAAATTTATCAATTTTATGTAGCGGATTATGCTGAAACCAAAGCCATTTCCCGTAAACGGAAAAAACAAATTATCTGGCAAATCTACATACTCATGGGGATTTCCATTTGGTTGGCTCCTGTACTATTTGTCAAAATTGGACTTGGCTTGCTGACAGTCTTTATTACTTACTATCTTTTTTGGGTTATACCAGAGAAATAG